One genomic window of Plasmodium coatneyi strain Hackeri chromosome 12, complete sequence includes the following:
- a CDS encoding Phosphoenolpyruvate carboxykinase, whose protein sequence is MIDNVVSSVENTLRKSIDKSSDYDLAEKMEDMKKVIIEEVRRNLVYSKPVGPIMSSKDILTLSQEQESKFNEEVHELGLHVNRIHHNSTPAFLYEMALKYESNSFITSTGALCCISGEKTGRSPSDKRIVKESSSEENIWWGNVNIPLKEKSYEINKGRAIDYLNLQPNLYVIDAYAGWDEKCRIKVRVITSRAYHALYMLNMLIPPKNVEEIQNFIPDFIIYNAGDFPSNRLTDGMSSQTSVIINFGAMNMIILGTQYAGEMKKGILTLFMYKMPLEGKLPLHSSCNIGKKNDVTLFFGLSGTGKTTLSADANRYLLGDDEHVWTDDGIFNIEGGCYAKCKGLSKKQEPEIYKAIKFGAILENVVMDPVTREVDYNNCSITENTRCAYPLSYIENAKIPAYVNAHPQNIILLTCDAFGVIPPLSKLDVYQMMYHFVSGYTSKMAGTESDVLMPTATFSSCYAAPFLAHHPMVYAKMLAEKYQKHKANVWLLNTGWIYGSYGSKNGQRIPLKYTRMLVDCIHENKLIDVEYKKTPIFNFNIPARVEGIPEEVLDPLVGWKDKEDYMKNLQNLAREFINNFKLFTDKAGPDILSGGPTL, encoded by the coding sequence ATGATTGATAACGTAGTATCATCCGTGGAAAACACACTGAGGAAGTCGATAGACAAGTCATCAGATTACGATTTggcagaaaaaatggaggacatGAAAAAGGTAATAATCGAGGAGGTGAGGAGGAACCTGGTGTACAGTAAACCGGTGGGACCGATCATGAGCTCGAAGGATATCCTCACGTTAAGTCAAGAACAGGAAAGTAAATTTAATGAAGAGGTGCATGAGTTGGGATTGCATGTGAACAGAATACACCACAATTCAACTCCAGCGTTTTTGTACGAAATGGCATTGAAATATGAATCCAATTCGTTTATAACAAGTACGGGAGCGTTGTGTTGTATATCTGGAGAAAAAACAGGGAGGTCTCCATCGGATAAGAGGATTGTGAAGGAGAGTTCCTCAGAGGAAAACATTTGGTGGGGGAACGTAAACATCCCcttgaaggaaaaatcctacgaaataaataaaggcaGAGCGATAGATTATTTAAACTTGCAACCAAACCTTTATGTAATAGATGCCTATGCAGGGTGGGATGAAAAGTGTAGAATAAAAGTCAGAGTTATCACCTCCAGGGCATACCACGCATTGTACATGCTAAATATGCTTATACCtccaaaaaatgtggaagaaaTACAGAACTTTATTCCAGactttattatatacaacGCTGGAGATTTCCCTTCGAACAGATTAACCGATGGAATGTCTAGCCAAACGTCGGTCATCATAAATTTCGGTGCAATGAATATGATCATTTTAGGAACCCAATACGCTGGTGAGATGAAGAAAGGTATCCTAACCTTGTTTATGTATAAAATGCCCTTAGAAGGGAAGTTACCGTTACATTCATCGTGCAATATTGGGAAGAAGAACGACGTGACTTTATTCTTCGGGTTGTCAGGCACGGGGAAGACAACCCTGTCTGCTGATGCGAATAGGTATCTCCTAGGGGATGACGAACATGTATGGACAGACGATGGGATATTTAACATAGAAGGTGGATGTTATGCAAAATGTAAGGGCCTTTCAAAGAAACAAGAACCGGAAATATATAAAGCGATTAAATTTGGTGCTATTCTCGAAAATGTAGTTATGGATCCAGTCACCAGGGAGGTAGACTATAATAACTGCTCAATAACGGAGAACACACGATGCGCCTATCCCCTATCCTACATTGAAAACGCCAAAATTCCAGCGTATGTGAATGCACATCCGCAGAATATTATTCTCCTAACCTGTGATGCCTTTGGAGTTATTCCTCCACTTTCCAAGTTAGATGTATACCAAATGATGTACCATTTTGTTAGTGGGTATACGAGCAAAATGGCAGGTACGGAAAGTGACGTCCTCATGCCAACAGCGACTTTCTCCTCATGCTATgctgctccttttttggcACACCATCCTATGGTTTATGCTAAAATGTTAGCGGAAAAATATCAGAAACATAAGGCCAATGTATGGTTGTTAAATACTGGCTGGATTTATGGATCCTACGGTTCGAAGAATGGACAACGAATTCCACTAAAGTACACGCGAATGTTGGTAGACTGCATACACGAGAATAAGCTTATCGATGTAGAGTATAAGAAGACCCCCATTTTTAACTTTAATATTCCTGCCCGCGTGGAGGGTATTCCTGAGGAAGTTTTAGACCCCCTCGTTGGATGGAAGGACAAGGAGGATTACATGAAAAACCTCCAAAACTTGGCCAGGGAGTTTATCAACAATTTTAAGTTATTCACGGATAAGGCGGGTCCGGACATCCTTTCCGGTGGACCCACCCTTTAG
- a CDS encoding Myosin a has protein sequence MLPDYLLVFGKSVVVLELFVQKYCSATFVLVLSFFVLPFFCSSIFCCSFFLFFLFFVLPFFVLTKHLPKNICFKNRVPTRSSTSPHLTHFYPFTFSLILCSHFIPSYAYKMAITNEEIKTAGKIVRRASNIEAFDKSGAVFKGYQVWTDISPTIEENPNIMFVKCVVQQGSKKEKLTVVQIDPPGSGSVNNEKIEQSAIYPYEIDIDHAWNCNSQVDPMSFGDIGLLNHTNIPCVLDFLKHRYFKNQIYTTAVPLIVAINPYKDLGNTTAEWIRKYRDTADHTRLPPHIFSCAREALSNLHGVNKSQTIIVSGESGAGKTEATKQIMRYFASSKSGNMDLSIQTAIMAANPVLEAFGNAKTIRNNNSSRFGRFMQLVISHEGGIRNGSVVAFLLEKSRIITQDDNERSYHIFYQFLRGASKSMKEKFGLRDVKSYRLLNPNSTEVPSVDDEKDFEEVMESLKNMQLTNDQIEYIFSIVAGILTLGNVRMIEKAETGLSDAAAIHDEDTELFKRACDLMFLNHELVKRELLIKVTNAGGNKIEGRWNKSDAEVLQLSLCKAMYEKLFLWIIKNLNTRIEPEGGFKVFMGMLDIFGFEVFKNNSLEQLFINITNEMLQKNFIDIVFERESKLYMEEGISTAELKYTSNKPVIDLLCERGKSVLSYLEDQCLAPGGSDEKFVSACITNLKNNERFTPAKVASNKNFVIQHTIGPIQYCSDNFLLKNKDVLRGELVEVIKSSDNEIVRNLFEGQVIEKGKIAKGSLIGSQFLNQLTALMTLINSTEPHFIRCIKPNENKKPLEWCEPKILIQLHALSILEALVLRQLGYSYRRTFEDFLYQFKFINIAIAEDSSLDSRSKCEKLLQSSGLAENMLKIGKTMVFLKQEGAKLLTTLQREKLVEWENCVSVIEAAILKHKYKSKVNENLPSLTRVQAHIRKRLTV, from the exons ATGCTACCCGATTATCTGCTTGTGTTTGGCAAAAGCGTTGTTGTTTTAGAGTTGTTCgtgcaaaaatattgttcTGCAACATTTGTtcttgttctttccttttttgttcttccgttcttttgttcttccattttttgttgttctttttttttgttcttccttttttttgttcttcctttttttgttctgaCTAAACATTTACcgaaaaatatttgcttCAAAAATAGGGTACCTACCAGAAGCAGTACTTCGCCCCATTTGACgcatttttacccttttaccttttccttGATTTTATGTTCGCATTTTATTCCGAGTTACGCGTACAAAATGGCAATCACAAATGAGGAGATAAAAACGGCGGGCAAAATTGTAAGGCGAGCTTCAAATATCGAGGCTTTTGACAAATCCGGAGCTGTgtttaag GGATATCAAGTATGGACCGATATATCTCCGACAATAGAGGAAAATCCAAATATCATGTTTGTAAAATGTGTTGTACAGCAGGGATctaaaaaggagaagttaACCGTTGTGCAGATCGACCCCCCCGGATCAGGATCtgtaaataatgaaaaaatagaacaaagCGCAATCTAT CCATACGAAATCGACATAGACCATGCCTGGAACTGCAACTCACAAGTGGACCCGATGTCGTTTGGAGATATCGGCTTGCTGAACCATACGAACATCCCGTGTGTGTTGGACTTTCTGAAACACAGATATTTCAAGAACCAGATATACACCACTGCTGTGCCGCTAATCGTTGCTATCAATCCGTACAAGGATTTGGGAAATACGACTGCTGAATGGATTCGAAAGTACCGTGACACTGCTGATCATACGAGGCTACCaccacatattttttcctgtgcaAGGGAAGCTCTTTCGAATCTTCATGGTGTGAACAAAAGCCAAACGATCATCGTTTCGGGTGAATCAGGTGCAGGAAAGACAGAAGCGACGAAGCAAATTATGAGATATTTTGCATCCTCCAAAAGTGGAAACATGGACCTAAGTATCCAGACAGCGATCATGGCAGCAAACCCAGTTCTCGAAGCCTTTGGTAATGCGAAAACGATTAGAAATAACAACTCCTCCCGTTTTGGTCGTTTCATGCAGTTAGTTATATCTCACGAGGGAGGTATTAGAAACGGTTCAGTGGTTGCCTTTCTTTTGGAAAAATCGAGAATTATAACTCAGGACGATAATGAAAGGTCATATCACATATTTTATCAGTTCCTTCGTGGTGCCAGCAAAAGtatgaaggagaaatttGGACTTAGAGATGTAAAGAGTTACAGATTGTTGAACCCAAACTCGACTGAAGTACCTTCTGTAGATGATGAAAAAGATTTCGAAGAAGTGATGGAATCTCTAAAAAATATGCAGCTAACGAATGACCAGAtagaatacattttttccatagtGGCTGGTATTCTAACGTTGGGAAATGTACGAATGATAGAGAAGGCAGAAACAGGATTGAGTGACGCAGCAGCTATTCATGATGAAGACACGGAGTTGTTTAAGAGAGCCTGTGACTTAATGTTCTTAAATCATGAGTTGGTAAAGAGagaattattaataaaagTTACGAACGctggaggaaataaaatcGAAGGAAGATGGAATAAGAGTGACGCAGAAGTGTTGCAGTTGTCCCTTTGCAAAGCTATgtatgaaaaattattcctcTGGATCATCAAGAATTTGAATACTAGAATTGAGCCAGAAGGTGGGTTTAAGGTATTCATGGGTATGTTGGACATTTTCGGTTTTGAGGTGTTTAAGAACAATTCGCTGGAACAGCTATTTATTAACATCACGAATGAAATGCTCCAGAAGAACTTTATCGACATTGTTTTTGAGAGGGAATCCAAATTGTacatggaggaaggaatatctACTGCTGAATTGAAGTATACTAGTAACAAGCCAGTAATTGACCTCCTATGTGAGAGAGGAAAATCAGTTCTCTCCTACTTGGAAGATCAGTGCCTTGCCCCAGGAGGATCAGATGAAAAGTTCGTCAGTGCTTGTATTACAAATCTGAAGAATAATGAACGATTCACTCCAGCGAAGGTTGCTTCGAATAAGAATTTCGTCATCCAGCACACCATTGGTCCGATTCAATACTGCTCAGATAACTTTTTACTAAAGAATAAAGACGTGTTGAGAGGAGAACTGGTTGAGGTCATCAAAAGTTCAGACAACGAAATAGTGAGGAACTTGTTTGAAGGTCAAGTTatagaaaagggaaaaattgccaaagGGTCGTTAATAGGATCTCAGTTCCTGAACCAGCTAACTGCACTAATGACACTGATCAACAGCACAGAACCACACTTCATTCGTTGTATCAAGCCaaatgaaaataagaaaCCGCTAGAATGGTGTGAACCGAAAATATTGATCCAACTTCATGCCCTCTCCATTTTGGAAGCCCTCGTCCTGCGTCAGTTAGGCTACTCCTACAGAAGAACCTTTGAAGACTTCCTATACCAGTTCAAATTTATCAACATTGCTATTGCTGAGGATTCGTCCCTTGATTCCAGATCCAAGTGTGAGAAGTTACTGCAATCTTCGGGCCTCGCCGAGAATATGCTAAAAATTGGAAAGACCATGGTGTTTCTGAAACAGGAGGGTGCCAAATTACTCACAACTCTCCAGAGGGAGAAGCTCGTCGAGTGGGAGAACTGTGTCAGCGTCATCGAGGCCGCCATCTTAAAGCACAAGTACAAGAGCAAGGTGAACGAGAATTTGCCTTCCCTCACGAGGGTCCAGGCCCACATAAGGAAGAGACTCACGGTGTAA
- a CDS encoding Casein kinase II subunit beta, with translation MDEEGVSNNESSNDILDEENLEGERDFSHISFGLHGDSVDRDDGGDDAGLDVEAADGPSQEKDAGEGGNGEEEEEEEEAVEEETEEEEEEEEEEEDDDEDDDDDDDDDDDYDDDEYDEDDFNEATVSWIEWFCQLKQNIFLVEVDEDFIRDEFNLIGLQTKVPHFKKLLKIILDEDDDEDDDDDDDDDYDEEEDEINRGSDELYKNKDIYEQNAACLYGLIHSRFILTSKGLALMREKYKSSIYGTCPSIYCDNAKLLPTAISEVPKFLSPLLYCPRCCETFYPHKNSLLNQLDGAYFGTSFASFFALSFNIQSDKKRIYYTPQICGFTINRDIRETLYLDMNKDNSESSEEYS, from the exons ATGGATGAGGAGGGGGTGTCCAACAACGAAAGTTCCAATGACATTCTAGATGAAGAAAATCTGGAGGGGGAAAGAGACTTTTCGCATATATCGTTTGGCCTCCACGGAGATAGCGTTGATCGTGATGATGGTGGTGACGATGCCGGTCTCGATGTAGAAGCAGCGGATGGTCCGAGTCAGGAGAAGGATGCCGGGGAAGGTGGAAAcggagaggaggaagaagaggaagaggaagccgtagaagaagaaacagaagaagaagaggaagaggaggaggaagaagaagacgatgatgaggatgatgatgacgatgatgatgatgacgatgattATGACGATGATGAGTATGACGAGGACGACTTTAATGAGGCCACG GTGTCTTGGATCGAGTGGTTCTGCCAGCTGAAACAGAATATCTTCCTCGTGGAAGTGGACGAAGATTTTATAAGAGACGAGTTCAACCTGATAGGGCTCCAAACGAAGGTAccccattttaaaaagttgctAAAAATAATTCTGGACGAAGacgacgatgaggatgacgatgatgatgatgacgacgattacgatgaggaggaggatgaaatAAATAGAGGTTCTGATGAACTCTACAAAAATAAGGACATATATGAGCAAAATGCTGCATGCCTCTACGGATTAATACACAGTCGCTTCATTTTAACATCTAAAGGATTGGCACTcatgagggaaaaatataaatctAGCATCTATGGTACTTGTCCAAGTATATATTGCGATAATGCCAAGTTGTTACCTACAGCCATTTCTGAAGTACCTAAATTTTTAAGCCCTCTTTTGTACTGTCCTCGTTGTTGCGAAACATTTTATCCTCATAAAAATTCTTTGCTTAATCAGTTGGATGGAGCCTATTTCGGCACCAgctttgcttccttttttgcgcTCTCCTTTAACATTCAATCAGACAAGAAGAGGATTTATTACACACCTCAGATTTGCGGCTTCACCATTAATAGGGACATACGGGAGACGCTCTACTTAGACATGAACAAGGACAACAGCGAATCGTCGGAGGAGTATTCGTAG